The following proteins come from a genomic window of Pelagicoccus albus:
- a CDS encoding exo-alpha-sialidase, producing the protein MILRKRIGSSLRRWSAGLLTVLGCLSASQAVEVPESQSLDGDWSFKWVPDQKAADEYRWFFEEGYDYSDWDTIPVPSHWNLHGYEDPRWVDGSTGEGFYYTTFEAPENTKELRSYLNFGGVWVSAEVWLNGKNLGRHDSGFTAFSYDISGSIKAGETNVLAVRVRQQIAGELFKFDANDDWGLAGIYRSVEVEYKPKDMFIERVAVETDLDDQFIDADLNLSVFVQRNESDHYIAPSPPFDLVATLSTTEGEEVQRKTFTATVAGAHNGREAHFSMHVDKPLQWTAETPNLYDLRIDLIKGGELHHSWQDRIGFREVSTDGGILRLNGQAIKLRGVATHDLWPDVGRATREEHWVKDLELMKAANINAIRMAHYPHAEGFLRLCDEYGMYVLDEIPLGFGGDRMGNPIFAAGMYLRIHETMERDLNRPSVIVWDFGNEDPFSALHLTGLKAIKGLDKTRPVLMPFRASETLPPEVDILAPHYWKADEYDELAADARRPIITTEYTHAIGPNDFGEMEDRWNALTKHPAGAGGMIWLWADQGLLREVDDREVLDPLLDKSKYTRKGGELVAHSFVGRGEKMILDAHGNLGQDGIVDPDRKPQRDYFEAKAVYAPAQALVDSVTLVPGDTFYRIPVRNGYDFKDLSGLNFQWKLMRDGETLQTGDATLEAPAHTTKDLLIPAEKVDLGVSGAYYVAVKIKREDNSLMSEFSVRLGGKSSIVEEAIAEAGELSVSEDDSELVVSVNGARYTFAKASGTIESIKVSGEKVVEDSSFTVWRPATFAERNRLDKRKDGYPWESYMSDLKAKASSWATEVSDDAVVLKTTVTHRYDEQNYVEVEYAYTVDAQGVLSVDYTAKPTLDHDWFPEIGLSLKLADEPMMLGWQGLGILDTTPGKTAAAQFGQWLAPVFSKESRGPKTGIEWARLSLGQGTGFYADGMPAFRLDGVFGNGSSIHLLSKIAGSWVKNGPAEREERNIPVEEGSVYSGSVRLVPVAKDASIEENREAVLPHPAVLESSFINENKSYRECHASSIVDLGNGELLATWFGGTKERNPDVTIWVARYKDGEWSDAEEVADGKQKDGERYPTWNPVLFNPSNGPLQLFYKVGPNPGSWWGMVMTSKNGGKSWSKPTRLEDEFLGPIKNKPIELANGDWLSPSSTEGKYDGWRLHFERSSDQGKTWEMTPPVEPGQMGAYFDSIQASILDHGDEVLQALSRTKQGVMSSTWSYDNGETWTPTEGTEIPNTGSGADAVTLQDGRHLLVYNHTSGPPERVHKGVRYPLDLAISSDGKTWEHLLTLENVPRGAGYAYPAIIQDEAGLVHVTYTWNRRIIKHVVIDPSKF; encoded by the coding sequence ATGATACTTAGGAAAAGAATTGGAAGCTCGCTTCGCCGGTGGTCGGCGGGATTGTTAACGGTGCTGGGCTGTCTTTCGGCGTCCCAAGCGGTGGAAGTTCCAGAGAGCCAATCGCTCGATGGCGACTGGTCGTTTAAATGGGTTCCGGATCAGAAAGCAGCGGACGAGTATCGCTGGTTTTTCGAGGAAGGTTACGACTATAGCGATTGGGATACGATTCCGGTCCCTTCCCACTGGAATCTGCACGGATACGAGGATCCTCGTTGGGTCGATGGTTCAACTGGAGAGGGCTTTTACTACACGACATTCGAAGCACCGGAAAATACCAAGGAGTTGCGTAGCTACCTGAACTTCGGAGGCGTATGGGTCTCGGCCGAAGTTTGGCTGAACGGAAAGAATCTCGGTCGCCACGACAGTGGTTTTACCGCCTTTTCCTACGATATCAGCGGATCGATCAAGGCGGGAGAAACGAACGTATTGGCAGTGCGGGTACGTCAGCAGATCGCGGGCGAGCTATTTAAGTTCGACGCCAACGACGACTGGGGACTCGCCGGCATCTACCGCAGTGTAGAAGTCGAGTACAAGCCCAAGGACATGTTTATCGAACGCGTCGCGGTAGAAACCGACTTGGATGATCAGTTCATCGATGCGGATCTTAATCTAAGCGTATTTGTCCAGCGAAACGAGAGCGACCACTACATCGCGCCGTCGCCTCCCTTTGATTTGGTTGCCACTTTGTCTACGACCGAAGGAGAAGAGGTTCAACGCAAGACTTTTACCGCTACGGTTGCTGGGGCTCACAATGGCCGGGAAGCACACTTCAGCATGCATGTAGACAAGCCTCTACAGTGGACAGCTGAAACTCCGAACCTCTACGATTTGCGTATCGATCTGATCAAAGGCGGCGAGTTGCACCACAGCTGGCAAGATCGCATCGGTTTCCGCGAAGTATCTACTGACGGAGGTATTCTTCGTCTCAATGGGCAGGCTATCAAGTTGCGTGGGGTTGCCACCCACGACCTTTGGCCCGACGTAGGGCGGGCCACTCGCGAAGAGCATTGGGTCAAAGACCTAGAGCTGATGAAAGCTGCGAATATCAACGCCATCCGCATGGCCCACTATCCCCACGCGGAAGGCTTCCTGCGCTTGTGCGATGAATACGGGATGTATGTGCTGGACGAAATTCCTCTTGGATTTGGAGGGGACCGTATGGGCAATCCCATTTTTGCGGCAGGTATGTATCTGCGTATCCATGAAACAATGGAGCGCGACCTGAACCGTCCATCGGTGATCGTTTGGGATTTTGGTAATGAGGATCCGTTTTCCGCCCTGCACCTGACCGGCTTGAAAGCCATCAAAGGCCTGGACAAAACGCGTCCGGTTCTGATGCCTTTCCGTGCGTCAGAGACTTTGCCGCCAGAAGTCGATATTCTCGCTCCTCACTACTGGAAGGCAGACGAGTACGATGAGCTCGCGGCCGATGCCCGTCGTCCTATTATCACTACCGAGTATACGCACGCCATTGGCCCCAACGATTTTGGAGAAATGGAAGATCGCTGGAACGCTCTTACCAAGCATCCAGCCGGAGCGGGTGGAATGATTTGGCTTTGGGCTGACCAAGGGCTGCTGCGCGAAGTTGACGACCGCGAGGTGCTGGATCCGTTGCTGGATAAGAGTAAATACACCCGCAAAGGTGGCGAGCTTGTGGCTCACAGTTTCGTAGGTCGCGGAGAAAAAATGATTTTGGATGCGCACGGCAACCTCGGCCAAGACGGCATCGTCGACCCGGATCGTAAACCGCAGCGCGACTACTTCGAAGCCAAGGCGGTCTACGCCCCCGCTCAAGCCTTGGTGGACAGCGTAACGCTGGTGCCAGGAGACACGTTCTATCGCATTCCTGTTCGTAACGGATACGACTTCAAGGATCTGTCGGGATTGAACTTCCAATGGAAGCTGATGCGAGACGGAGAGACTCTTCAAACAGGCGATGCTACTTTGGAAGCACCAGCCCACACGACCAAAGACCTGCTAATCCCGGCTGAAAAGGTGGATCTCGGTGTTTCGGGCGCTTATTACGTAGCGGTTAAAATTAAGCGTGAGGACAATTCCTTAATGTCGGAGTTCTCCGTTCGATTGGGCGGAAAATCTTCGATCGTTGAAGAAGCAATCGCGGAAGCCGGTGAACTATCGGTGAGCGAAGACGATAGCGAACTCGTGGTATCCGTAAACGGGGCACGCTATACGTTCGCCAAAGCCAGCGGTACCATAGAGTCGATTAAGGTTTCCGGCGAAAAAGTCGTGGAGGATTCGAGTTTCACGGTTTGGCGACCTGCTACCTTTGCAGAACGTAATCGCCTCGATAAGCGTAAGGATGGCTACCCTTGGGAGTCCTACATGAGCGACCTCAAGGCGAAGGCTAGTTCTTGGGCGACAGAAGTAAGTGATGATGCAGTAGTCCTGAAAACGACCGTGACGCACCGCTACGACGAGCAGAATTACGTGGAGGTTGAGTACGCCTATACGGTCGATGCCCAAGGAGTGCTTTCGGTCGACTACACCGCGAAACCGACTTTGGACCATGATTGGTTTCCTGAAATCGGCCTCAGTTTGAAACTCGCCGACGAGCCGATGATGCTAGGCTGGCAGGGGCTCGGAATTCTGGATACAACTCCCGGCAAAACTGCGGCTGCTCAATTTGGGCAATGGCTTGCTCCTGTCTTCAGCAAGGAGTCGCGAGGACCGAAAACAGGAATCGAGTGGGCCCGTTTGTCGCTCGGGCAGGGAACTGGATTCTATGCCGACGGCATGCCAGCCTTCCGTTTGGACGGAGTTTTTGGCAATGGCAGCTCGATCCATCTTCTCTCAAAAATTGCAGGCTCCTGGGTGAAAAATGGCCCAGCGGAACGTGAAGAGCGGAACATCCCAGTAGAAGAGGGAAGCGTCTACAGTGGATCGGTTCGTCTCGTGCCGGTCGCGAAAGATGCGAGTATCGAGGAGAATCGCGAAGCGGTTTTGCCCCACCCAGCGGTCTTGGAATCGAGTTTCATCAATGAAAATAAGAGCTACCGCGAGTGCCATGCTTCCTCGATTGTGGACCTTGGAAACGGTGAGCTGTTGGCGACCTGGTTTGGAGGAACCAAAGAGCGAAATCCCGATGTAACCATTTGGGTGGCGCGCTACAAAGACGGAGAGTGGTCGGACGCAGAAGAGGTTGCGGATGGGAAACAGAAAGACGGAGAACGCTACCCAACTTGGAATCCAGTGCTCTTCAACCCGAGCAACGGACCGCTTCAGCTCTTCTACAAAGTTGGCCCAAATCCCGGCTCATGGTGGGGGATGGTGATGACCTCGAAGAATGGCGGTAAGTCGTGGAGCAAGCCGACTCGCCTCGAAGACGAATTTCTCGGACCAATCAAAAACAAGCCCATCGAGTTGGCCAATGGTGATTGGCTTTCCCCTTCGAGCACGGAAGGAAAGTACGATGGTTGGAGGCTTCACTTCGAACGTTCCTCCGACCAAGGAAAGACTTGGGAAATGACTCCACCCGTTGAGCCGGGTCAAATGGGAGCCTACTTCGATTCTATTCAAGCCAGCATTCTCGATCACGGCGATGAGGTTCTGCAGGCTCTGAGTCGCACTAAGCAAGGCGTTATGTCTTCTACTTGGTCTTACGACAATGGTGAGACTTGGACTCCGACCGAAGGTACTGAAATACCCAATACCGGTTCTGGCGCGGATGCAGTTACCTTGCAGGACGGGCGTCATCTTTTGGTTTACAACCACACTTCCGGTCCGCCAGAGCGCGTGCACAAGGGTGTTCGTTATCCACTGGATCTCGCCATTTCTAGCGATGGCAAGACTTGGGAGCACTTGCTTACGCTAGAGAACGTCCCTCGCGGTGCAGGCTACGCTTATCCAGCTATCATTCAAGATGAGGCGGGACTAGTCCATGTGACTTATACCTGGAATAGGCGTATCATTAAGCACGTGGTTATAGATCCCTCTAAATTCTAA
- a CDS encoding family 78 glycoside hydrolase catalytic domain, which produces MFSCPRFLTFVCLLIAAVAPSLRASLDWLPEDFPEATESMLCQRSYLSAEKGAEVLQAAVEEFDSVEKWEAYRALVKRKILEGAGLSPLPKKTPLNAIVHSRREYDGYSLENVAIETTPGYWATGNLFRPLNTEGKVPGILNTHGHSGRIEREEQWLKHGRFHEQNQRRGAALAKMGAVVFSIDMFGYADGITQLGPDAHRTEVAMRIQLWNAIRALDFLESLPEVDSERLGVTGYSGGGTQAFLLTVVDDRIAASAPVAMVSSYFFGGCPCESGRPIHRSEEHFVSNAMISAMAAPRPQRLISDGGDWSVHTPETEFPFLQKIYALYGAEDKVSNVHLPDEGHNYGPNKRKAMYPFFADVFGLDLNAIRNDSGEIDDSVIEVEFPDQLRVFNEEHPVPVGTLRTAEAVGRSLDRLQLSEEVASLSVYDLRVDDQRDPLGIDSEKPEFSWKLESSLNGVAQAAYQILVASDINSLSEELGNVWDSRKVNSDEQYGIPFGGPRLEGSSTYFWKVKIWDQTGKASEWSPVAKLTTGALTSADWAGAEWITHPDWLVANRPHLGYRSHSEESVDSPKWLQIDLGQSYAIDEIFLHSLRHTVAERLGFPTEFKVELSESYRFENPYLVVDYTVPPHTNKWFTKHHFELETPQNARYFRMEVPRLRDLDGEICLALSQIEILSSGKNVALGAKISASDSREEGLWSASAVVDGKGVPGSNPMGTKTAQLRKEFEVSSDVESAMLHVAGLGSYALQINGEVVGKDRLGPGWTDTDETVLYDTRDVTELLKAGPNAIGLDLAGGMYSVTDPGKRYTKFVGRFRPLKAIVSLLIRYKDGSSQRLVTDDTWQAKVGPTTYSHMYGGEDYDARLEDRGWTKAGFEGASWAPAAVASAPAGELKGASYAAPALVGHERFEPVMISQLGEGKFIYDFGQNASMMPELEVKGPAGSKVRLLPGELLKEDGSIYRGSSAHGAKDAYWQYTLLGEGKVESWAPQFFYHGARYVQVELEPATEGGELPRVVSIESVVTHSSSEPVGHFASSSDLFNQTRELIRWAQRSNMVSVLTDCPHRERLGWMEQYHLNGPSLRYEFDVTQLYRKCFGDMVDSQTEEGLVTNVSPEFITFDGAFRDSPEWGSALILAAWQQYLWNGDLSEFKRHYEEMLRYVEYLGGKSKGHLLNHGLGDWYDLGPERPGFSQLTPISLTATATYYEDVRTMERIARLLGKTGDAERFSSLGSQIKTAFNDAHFDPVAKNYGATSQAGNAMALVLGLAPEDARDDVLDTIISDICSRGNALSAGDVGHRYLLLALAQAGRSDVIFDMHHQTDRPGYGMQIANGATSLAEAWDAGRHSSQNHFMLGHIMEWFYSSLVGISPLAEEPGFKLVSIAPQPVEGIDWAEARFDSVRGPVEARWKKDGEHFELEVSLAANMRGRVKLPEAHVERVLLNGIPADEVESVSWLESVDSSPVIEFPSGLWSIDLGLASD; this is translated from the coding sequence ATGTTCTCCTGCCCACGTTTCTTGACGTTCGTCTGTCTGCTTATTGCGGCCGTCGCTCCATCACTTCGCGCTTCGCTTGATTGGTTGCCAGAAGATTTCCCGGAGGCGACTGAGTCCATGCTTTGCCAGCGGTCTTACTTGAGCGCTGAGAAGGGGGCTGAGGTATTGCAGGCGGCAGTCGAGGAGTTCGATAGTGTTGAAAAGTGGGAGGCCTATCGAGCTCTGGTTAAGCGGAAGATTTTGGAGGGAGCCGGACTTTCGCCGCTGCCCAAGAAGACGCCTCTCAATGCGATAGTGCATTCGCGGCGTGAATACGATGGCTACAGCCTAGAAAATGTAGCCATCGAAACCACTCCCGGCTACTGGGCGACTGGTAATCTGTTTCGCCCACTAAATACGGAAGGAAAGGTTCCGGGAATTCTGAATACACACGGCCACTCCGGTCGTATCGAGCGAGAGGAACAGTGGCTGAAACACGGCCGTTTTCACGAGCAGAACCAACGTCGGGGTGCAGCCTTGGCAAAGATGGGAGCGGTGGTTTTCAGCATCGACATGTTTGGCTACGCCGACGGCATCACTCAGCTTGGCCCAGACGCCCACCGCACGGAAGTTGCTATGCGGATACAGTTGTGGAACGCTATTCGAGCTCTCGACTTTTTGGAGTCCTTGCCTGAAGTCGATTCCGAGCGATTGGGAGTGACTGGATACTCGGGCGGAGGGACTCAAGCCTTCCTGCTCACCGTGGTCGACGACCGTATCGCCGCCTCCGCTCCCGTTGCCATGGTTTCCTCCTACTTTTTTGGCGGGTGCCCTTGTGAGAGCGGTAGGCCGATTCACCGTAGCGAAGAGCACTTCGTGAGCAATGCAATGATCTCTGCTATGGCTGCTCCGCGTCCGCAGCGACTAATCTCGGACGGAGGGGATTGGTCGGTCCATACGCCGGAGACGGAATTCCCCTTTTTACAGAAGATCTATGCCCTGTACGGAGCGGAGGATAAAGTCTCCAATGTGCACTTACCGGACGAAGGGCATAATTATGGGCCGAACAAGCGGAAGGCTATGTACCCGTTTTTTGCGGACGTGTTTGGTTTGGACCTGAATGCTATCCGCAATGATTCGGGCGAAATCGATGATAGCGTGATCGAAGTCGAATTTCCCGATCAGCTGCGTGTTTTCAATGAGGAGCACCCCGTTCCAGTTGGCACCTTGCGTACTGCGGAGGCGGTGGGAAGATCCTTGGATCGTCTACAGCTTTCCGAAGAGGTGGCTTCGCTTAGCGTCTACGATCTGCGTGTGGATGATCAACGAGACCCTTTGGGGATCGACTCAGAGAAGCCCGAATTCTCGTGGAAGCTAGAATCATCGCTTAATGGAGTTGCTCAAGCTGCCTATCAAATTTTGGTGGCTTCGGATATTAACTCGCTATCAGAGGAGCTGGGTAATGTTTGGGATAGCCGAAAGGTAAATTCTGATGAGCAGTATGGAATTCCTTTTGGCGGTCCTCGCTTGGAAGGCTCTTCTACGTATTTCTGGAAGGTCAAAATATGGGATCAAACCGGCAAAGCTAGCGAATGGTCCCCTGTGGCCAAATTGACAACTGGGGCTCTTACCTCGGCTGATTGGGCGGGAGCGGAGTGGATTACGCATCCTGATTGGCTGGTCGCCAATCGTCCTCACCTCGGATACCGGTCGCATTCCGAGGAATCGGTTGACTCGCCCAAGTGGTTGCAAATCGATTTGGGCCAGAGTTATGCGATAGATGAAATCTTTCTGCACTCGCTGCGGCACACTGTTGCCGAGCGTCTTGGTTTCCCGACCGAGTTTAAGGTCGAGTTATCCGAGAGCTATAGGTTTGAGAATCCGTATCTAGTCGTTGACTACACGGTCCCGCCGCACACGAACAAGTGGTTTACGAAACATCATTTTGAATTAGAAACACCGCAGAACGCTCGCTACTTCCGCATGGAAGTTCCGCGCTTGCGGGATTTGGATGGCGAAATTTGCTTGGCTTTAAGTCAGATTGAGATCCTGAGCAGTGGGAAGAACGTAGCTCTCGGTGCAAAAATCTCAGCCAGCGATTCTAGGGAAGAAGGGTTGTGGTCCGCATCCGCGGTGGTCGACGGAAAGGGTGTACCGGGTAGCAATCCAATGGGCACCAAAACGGCCCAGCTCCGCAAAGAGTTTGAGGTTAGCTCGGATGTGGAATCCGCTATGTTGCATGTGGCTGGTCTGGGAAGCTATGCTTTGCAGATCAATGGCGAAGTAGTTGGCAAGGATCGCCTAGGTCCTGGTTGGACGGATACGGATGAGACCGTTCTCTATGATACGAGGGATGTGACTGAATTGTTGAAAGCGGGGCCAAATGCCATCGGTTTGGATCTGGCAGGAGGCATGTACAGCGTTACCGATCCAGGTAAACGCTACACCAAATTCGTAGGCAGATTCCGTCCGCTCAAGGCTATCGTTAGTTTGCTGATTCGCTACAAAGATGGATCTAGTCAGCGTCTCGTGACTGATGATACCTGGCAGGCGAAAGTTGGACCAACTACCTATAGTCATATGTATGGAGGGGAGGACTACGACGCTCGACTCGAAGATCGTGGATGGACCAAGGCAGGTTTCGAAGGTGCTTCTTGGGCACCTGCAGCCGTTGCTTCTGCTCCAGCTGGAGAGCTAAAGGGGGCCTCTTACGCCGCTCCAGCTCTGGTCGGTCATGAGCGGTTTGAACCTGTTATGATTTCGCAGCTGGGCGAGGGGAAGTTTATCTATGACTTTGGCCAAAACGCTTCCATGATGCCTGAATTGGAAGTGAAAGGGCCTGCCGGATCGAAGGTTAGATTGCTGCCCGGTGAGTTGCTCAAAGAGGACGGCAGTATTTATCGGGGATCCTCGGCTCATGGGGCCAAGGATGCATACTGGCAGTACACGCTACTCGGCGAAGGAAAGGTCGAAAGCTGGGCTCCTCAATTCTTTTATCACGGAGCGAGATACGTGCAGGTCGAGCTTGAACCGGCGACAGAGGGTGGGGAGCTTCCACGAGTTGTCAGTATTGAAAGCGTGGTGACGCACTCCAGTTCCGAACCAGTAGGGCATTTTGCCAGTTCGAGCGACTTGTTCAACCAGACGCGGGAGCTCATACGTTGGGCTCAGCGAAGCAACATGGTGAGCGTTCTGACCGATTGCCCTCATCGTGAGCGGCTAGGCTGGATGGAGCAATATCACCTCAACGGACCCTCGCTTCGGTACGAGTTCGATGTCACGCAACTCTATCGGAAGTGCTTCGGTGATATGGTTGATTCGCAAACCGAGGAGGGACTCGTTACCAATGTCTCGCCAGAGTTCATAACGTTTGACGGAGCGTTTAGAGACTCGCCGGAATGGGGGAGCGCTTTGATTTTGGCCGCTTGGCAGCAGTATTTGTGGAATGGAGACTTGAGCGAGTTTAAGCGACACTACGAGGAGATGCTGCGCTATGTTGAATACCTCGGTGGAAAATCGAAGGGCCATTTGTTGAATCACGGTCTGGGCGATTGGTATGATCTCGGTCCTGAACGTCCCGGATTTTCGCAACTTACACCTATCTCGCTGACCGCGACCGCGACATACTACGAAGATGTAAGGACCATGGAGCGCATAGCGCGTTTGCTAGGGAAGACCGGTGATGCTGAGCGTTTCTCGAGTCTCGGCTCCCAAATCAAGACCGCTTTCAATGATGCCCATTTTGACCCTGTGGCGAAAAACTATGGAGCGACGAGTCAAGCGGGCAACGCCATGGCTTTGGTTCTAGGACTCGCTCCGGAGGACGCTCGTGATGACGTTCTTGATACGATTATCTCTGATATATGTTCACGTGGGAACGCTTTGTCGGCCGGAGATGTGGGACATCGTTACCTTTTGCTAGCTCTCGCTCAAGCAGGCCGCTCTGATGTGATCTTTGACATGCATCACCAGACCGATCGGCCCGGTTATGGAATGCAAATCGCCAATGGGGCGACCAGTCTCGCAGAGGCTTGGGATGCGGGGCGGCATTCTTCGCAGAACCACTTTATGCTCGGTCACATAATGGAGTGGTTTTACAGCAGCCTAGTCGGAATCTCTCCTCTCGCGGAAGAACCCGGATTTAAGCTCGTATCCATTGCTCCACAACCCGTGGAAGGCATCGATTGGGCAGAAGCCCGTTTCGACAGCGTGCGTGGCCCGGTAGAAGCACGCTGGAAAAAGGATGGCGAGCATTTTGAACTGGAGGTTTCACTTGCTGCAAACATGCGTGGCAGAGTGAAACTGCCGGAGGCTCACGTTGAACGAGTTTTGTTAAACGGTATTCCAGCAGATGAAGTAGAGTCTGTTAGCTGGCTCGAATCTGTCGACTCATCCCCAGTCATTGAATTCCCCTCAGGGCTTTGGAGCATAGACCTCGGGCTTGCTAGCGATTAG